From one Rhopalosiphum padi isolate XX-2018 chromosome 2, ASM2088224v1, whole genome shotgun sequence genomic stretch:
- the LOC132919784 gene encoding abasic site processing protein HMCES, with the protein MCGRTACNLKCETYCKATSYKDRKDTLYRQPEWHDEMNDNFQFKQSNNIAPTDITPILVSGEEFVGYPSRILTPMIWGMIPPWHKGNFNNHGLSTNNCRIENVTTSKLYSEPLTKGRRCVVICEGFYEWKTTEGPGKKKPYFIYMPQKNGVSVYDTNAWESAQWSEQNGWCGPSLLQLAGIYNKWNSSDGDVYSYSIITMESSKSFSQLHHRIPAVLENEQLIEDWLDTRRVSASQAISMLRPTDNLTWYEVSSIVNNSRNKSEDCNKPTSKIVNKSSTFMTSWLTGKNKKSDSNDEDQMRKKPKN; encoded by the exons atgtgcGGCCGAACTGCTTG TAACTTGAAATGTGAAACTTATTGCAAAGCAACGAGCTATAAAGATCGTAAAGATACATTGTATCGTCAACCAGAATGGCATGATGAAATGAATGATAACTTTCAATTTAAACAATCCAACAACATAGCACCTACTGATATAACTCCTATTCTTGTTTCTGGCGAAGAATTTGTAGGCTACCCTTCTAGGATATTGACACCCATGATATGGGGTATGATACCTCCTTGGCAtaag GGAAATTTCAACAATCATGGATTGAGTACAAATAATTGTCGAATAGAAAATGTAACAACTTCAAAACTATACAGTGAACCATTGACTAAGGGAAGAAGATGTGTTGTAATTTGTGAAGGTTTCTACGAATGGAAAACAACTGAGGGACCTGGAAAGAAAAAACCTTACTTTATATACATGCCACAGAAAAATGGA GTTTCAGTTTATGATACAAATGCTTGGGAATCAGCTCAGTGGTCAGAGCAAAATGGTTGGTGTGGACCATCTCTACTACAATTAGCtggtatttacaataaatggAATTCATCCGATGGGGATGTTTATAGCTATTCGATTATCACAATGGAATCGAGCAAGTCATTTTCACAACTTCATCACAGAATTCCTGCAGTCTTAGAGAATGAACAACTTATAGAG GACTGGTTAGATACTAGAAGGGTGTCTGCAAGTCAAGCCATCTCTATGCTTCGTCCTACTGATAATCTGACCTGGTATGAAGTGTCAAGCATAGTCAACAACTCACGTAACAAAAGTGAAGATTGCAATAAACCAAcatcaaaaat agtTAACAAAAGCAGCACTTTCATGACATCTTGGTTaacaggaaaaaataaaaaaagtgatAGTAATGATGAAGATCAAATGAggaaaaaacctaaaaattaa
- the LOC132919786 gene encoding nucleoside diphosphate kinase, translating to MSGDAYSERTFIMVKPDGVQRGLVGKIIKRFEEKGFKLVAMKFMWASEELLSKHYADLSSRPFFPGLVKYMASGPVVPMVWEGLDVVKTGRFILGATDPKNSNPGTIRGDLCIQVGRNIIHGSDAVESANKEIALWFSEKEVVSWSRSSDSWLYGEN from the exons ATGAGTGGAGATGCTTATTCAGAACGTACATTCATCATGGTTAAGCCGGATGGTGTTCAACGCGGCCTGGTTGGTAAGATAATTAAACGTTTTGAAGAAAAAGGATTCAAATTGGTTGCAATGAAATTTATGTGG gcATCTGAAGAATTGTTATCAAAACACTATGCTGATTTATCAAGCAGACCATTTTTCCCTGGCCTTGTCAAGTATATGGCTTCTGGACCTGTAGTGCCAATG GTTTGGGAAGGATTGGATGTTGTTAAAACTGGACGTTTCATTCTTGGTGCAACTGACCCAAAAAACTCAAATCCTGGTACAATTAGAGGTGATTTATGTATCCAAGTTGGCcg CAACATAATTCATGGTTCAGATGCTGTAGAATCAGCCAACAAAGAAATTGCTTTGTGGTTTTCAGAGAAAGAAGTGGTATCATGGTCAAGGTCCAGTGATTCTTGGTTGTATggtgaaaactaa